One stretch of Streptomyces sp. A2-16 DNA includes these proteins:
- a CDS encoding ATP-binding protein translates to MTSEAIPSRTTRFAGEPQCVTGARLAAEEFLSDLGESVPPATPEHWDDILLVVTELAANAVQYAPGPFVLRMRRTFDGVHVTLRDTNSTPPAPRSFDPRTGGGGIGWHLVHALCDQVSVVTDERGKDVHVFLPW, encoded by the coding sequence CTGACTTCCGAGGCGATTCCGAGCCGCACCACCCGTTTCGCGGGCGAACCCCAATGCGTGACGGGTGCGCGGCTGGCCGCTGAGGAATTCCTGAGCGACCTCGGCGAGAGCGTGCCGCCCGCGACCCCCGAGCACTGGGACGACATCCTGCTGGTGGTCACGGAACTCGCCGCCAACGCCGTCCAGTACGCTCCCGGCCCCTTCGTGCTGCGGATGCGCCGCACCTTCGACGGGGTCCACGTGACGCTGCGGGACACCAACTCGACGCCGCCCGCCCCCCGCTCCTTCGACCCGCGCACGGGCGGCGGCGGCATCGGCTGGCATCTCGTCCACGCACTGTGCGACCAGGTCAGCGTGGTGACGGACGAACGCGGCAAGGACGTGCACGTCTTCCTGCCGTGGTGA
- a CDS encoding PRC-barrel domain containing protein — protein MTTDRIWSYAPDSGYVEGQDLTGFGVVASDGTIGHVDRQADPQGLHHLVVDTGVWIFGRSVLVPVGVVTHVDTEGRRVTLACTGSQVKAAPRFRTDSETRDREYLAAVGAYYLRLTATA, from the coding sequence GTGACCACCGACAGAATCTGGTCGTACGCGCCGGACAGCGGCTACGTCGAGGGACAGGACCTGACAGGTTTCGGCGTCGTCGCGAGCGACGGCACGATCGGACACGTGGACCGGCAGGCCGACCCCCAGGGCCTGCACCACCTCGTCGTCGACACGGGCGTGTGGATCTTCGGCAGGAGTGTTCTGGTCCCGGTGGGCGTCGTCACCCACGTCGACACCGAAGGCCGGCGGGTCACGCTGGCCTGCACCGGATCGCAGGTGAAGGCGGCCCCCCGTTTCCGCACCGACAGCGAGACCAGGGACCGGGAGTACCTCGCGGCGGTCGGCGCCTACTATCTGCGGCTCACGGCCACCGCCTGA
- a CDS encoding NAD(P)/FAD-dependent oxidoreductase, with translation MNTVTRPRILVVGAGFAGVECVRRLERKLSPDEADVTLVTPFAYQLYLPLLPQVASGVLTPQSIAVSLRRSKRYRTRIIPGGAIGVDLKSKVCVIRTITDEIVNEPYDYIVLAPGSITRTFDIPGLTEHAFGMKTLAEAAYIRDHVISQLDLADASHDPAERAARLQFVVVGGGYAGTETAACLQKLTHAAVKRYPRIDPSLIKWHLIDIAPKLMPELGDKLGRSAQEILRRRGIDVSLGVSIEKAGPEEVTFTDGRVIPTRTLIWTAGVVASPLIATLGAETVRGRLAVTAEMTLPGQDGVFALGDSAAVPDKAKDDESAICPPTAQHAMRQGKTVADNVIATLRGQALKPYVHKDLGLVVDLGGTDAVSKPLGIELRGLPAQFAARGYHWAALRTNVAKVRVATNWTLNAIAGDDFVRTGFQARKPAKLRDFEYTDAYLTPEQVRAQVEGTPQLGE, from the coding sequence ATGAACACCGTGACACGACCCAGGATCCTGGTGGTCGGCGCCGGCTTCGCCGGTGTCGAGTGCGTGCGCCGGCTGGAGCGCAAACTCTCCCCGGACGAAGCGGACGTCACCCTGGTGACGCCGTTCGCCTACCAGCTCTATCTCCCTCTGCTCCCCCAGGTCGCCTCCGGCGTCCTGACGCCCCAGTCGATCGCCGTCTCCCTGCGCCGCAGCAAGAGGTACCGCACCCGGATCATCCCGGGCGGCGCGATCGGCGTGGACCTCAAGTCCAAGGTGTGCGTGATCCGCACCATCACCGACGAGATCGTCAACGAGCCGTACGACTACATCGTGCTGGCTCCCGGCAGCATCACCCGCACCTTCGACATCCCCGGCCTCACCGAGCACGCCTTCGGCATGAAGACTCTCGCCGAGGCCGCCTACATCCGCGACCACGTCATCTCCCAGCTGGACCTCGCGGACGCCAGCCATGACCCGGCCGAGCGGGCGGCCCGGCTCCAGTTCGTGGTCGTCGGCGGCGGATACGCCGGTACCGAGACGGCGGCCTGTCTGCAGAAGCTCACCCACGCGGCGGTCAAGCGCTACCCGCGCATCGACCCGTCGCTGATCAAGTGGCATCTCATCGACATCGCCCCGAAGTTGATGCCGGAGCTGGGCGACAAACTCGGCCGCAGCGCGCAGGAGATCCTGCGCAGGCGCGGCATCGACGTGTCGCTGGGTGTCTCCATCGAGAAGGCGGGTCCCGAGGAGGTCACCTTCACCGACGGCCGGGTGATCCCCACCCGGACCCTGATCTGGACGGCCGGTGTCGTCGCGAGCCCACTGATCGCCACCCTCGGCGCCGAAACGGTTCGCGGACGGCTCGCGGTCACCGCCGAGATGACCCTGCCGGGTCAGGACGGCGTCTTCGCGCTCGGCGACTCCGCCGCCGTGCCCGACAAGGCCAAGGACGACGAGAGCGCGATCTGCCCGCCCACCGCGCAGCACGCCATGCGCCAGGGCAAGACGGTCGCCGACAACGTCATCGCGACGCTGCGGGGCCAGGCGCTGAAGCCGTACGTCCACAAGGACCTGGGACTGGTCGTCGACCTCGGCGGCACGGACGCCGTCTCCAAGCCGCTCGGCATCGAACTGCGCGGTCTGCCCGCCCAGTTCGCCGCCCGCGGCTACCACTGGGCGGCGCTGCGCACCAACGTCGCCAAGGTGCGCGTGGCCACGAACTGGACGCTCAACGCGATCGCGGGCGACGATTTCGTCCGCACCGGCTTCCAGGCCCGCAAGCCCGCCAAGCTGAGGGACTTCGAGTACACCGACGCGTATCTGACGCCGGAACAGGTCAGGGCGCAGGTCGAGGGGACGCCGCAGCTGGGCGAGTAG
- a CDS encoding FUSC family protein has protein sequence MDTARLRDRVAASDPGLLRLAAGLRTVGAIALTLAVLGVLGSSVAHLVAGAIAAMVATFAIREKQRSQQAVTLALGLPVAAASMSLGALLSSRVLAGDLFFVVLIFCAVYGRRFGDRGTSLGLIGFQVYFVSLFVGATVSGLPELYGVLGVAFLSSAVARFLLVPETPAGLLERLREAFRARLAQLVSTQLQLLDAGPEEIDDALESVREGTARLHETALMIQGRLEEGTSSEAAARLVQRRVADAEIAAERLGLLLLTARSAERADTLTLHLPGAPAPRAGRMPGRDEAMARVRRDLEALRQLVLRPAAARSGTALSQIRNRLLGYREEENLPPAPPAVQDVFRGIGEAARAVLGLRIALDGPQDESDDSPATARSREELDAEDAVLDASEEDGEQEELTGLRRPTTRAAVQVAVGSSLAIVGGEFLSSQRWYWAVLTCWIVFINTASTGEILVKGYRRLLGTVLGVLAGIVLAGAVGQHTWTAFALVLVLVFAMFYTAPLSYTLMSFFVTAALGLLYTLLHTYSLSVLVLRVEETALGAACGVIAAAFVLPVRTDRRTNDLLVTVLERLDEVTEAAVDQLSGGSPVELLDQARDLDQALADLRAATQPLTHPITPLRARRDTARYVVALLETCAYHARSLAATAELLPTHPSIAADPRLRRAGRRIGANIAAIAAHVADERSTARVETGPSIASLLETETPGTPRFGRVTDRVLRHVQRLDETLVGLARPLDVPVAAPGR, from the coding sequence GTGGACACAGCGAGGCTGCGGGATCGGGTCGCGGCGTCGGACCCGGGGCTGCTCCGGCTGGCCGCCGGACTGCGCACGGTGGGCGCGATCGCGCTCACGCTGGCCGTGCTCGGTGTGCTGGGGTCCAGCGTGGCGCACCTGGTGGCCGGTGCCATCGCGGCGATGGTCGCGACCTTCGCCATCCGGGAGAAGCAGCGTAGCCAGCAGGCCGTGACCCTCGCCCTGGGTCTCCCGGTGGCCGCTGCCTCGATGTCGCTGGGCGCGCTCCTGAGCTCCCGGGTGCTGGCCGGTGACCTCTTCTTCGTCGTGCTGATCTTCTGCGCCGTCTACGGCCGCCGCTTCGGCGACCGGGGCACCTCGCTCGGTCTGATCGGCTTCCAGGTCTACTTCGTGTCGCTGTTCGTCGGCGCCACCGTCTCCGGCCTGCCCGAGCTGTACGGCGTCCTCGGCGTCGCCTTCCTGTCCAGCGCGGTGGCCCGCTTCCTGCTGGTGCCGGAGACTCCCGCGGGCCTCCTCGAACGCCTGCGGGAGGCGTTTCGGGCCAGGCTGGCCCAGTTGGTGTCCACGCAGCTCCAGCTGCTGGACGCCGGGCCGGAGGAGATCGACGACGCCTTGGAGTCCGTCCGCGAGGGGACCGCGCGGCTGCACGAGACGGCGCTGATGATCCAGGGGCGGCTGGAGGAGGGCACTTCCAGCGAGGCCGCGGCGCGGCTCGTGCAGCGGCGTGTCGCGGACGCGGAGATCGCCGCCGAGCGCCTCGGCCTGTTGCTGCTGACGGCCCGCAGCGCCGAGCGTGCCGACACCCTCACCCTGCATCTGCCGGGCGCGCCGGCCCCGCGGGCGGGCCGGATGCCCGGCCGCGACGAGGCGATGGCCAGGGTGCGCCGCGATCTGGAGGCGCTGCGACAACTGGTGCTGCGTCCGGCCGCCGCCCGGTCCGGCACCGCCCTGTCCCAGATCCGCAACCGGCTTCTCGGCTACCGCGAGGAGGAGAACCTTCCGCCCGCGCCGCCCGCCGTCCAGGACGTCTTCCGGGGCATCGGCGAGGCCGCCCGTGCGGTGCTGGGCCTCAGGATCGCCCTGGATGGCCCGCAGGACGAGTCGGACGACTCCCCCGCGACGGCCCGCTCGCGCGAGGAGCTGGACGCCGAGGACGCCGTCCTCGACGCCAGCGAGGAGGACGGCGAGCAGGAGGAGCTCACGGGGCTCAGGCGACCCACGACCCGGGCCGCGGTGCAGGTCGCCGTGGGGTCCTCGCTCGCCATCGTCGGCGGCGAGTTCCTCTCCAGCCAGCGCTGGTACTGGGCCGTGCTCACCTGCTGGATCGTCTTCATCAACACCGCGTCCACCGGCGAGATCCTGGTCAAGGGCTACCGACGGCTGCTGGGCACCGTCCTCGGCGTGCTGGCCGGCATCGTGCTGGCGGGGGCGGTGGGGCAGCACACCTGGACGGCGTTCGCCCTGGTGCTGGTGCTGGTGTTCGCGATGTTCTACACCGCGCCCCTCTCCTACACCCTGATGTCGTTCTTCGTCACCGCCGCGCTGGGCCTGCTCTACACGCTGCTGCACACCTACAGCCTCTCGGTGCTGGTGCTGCGCGTGGAGGAGACGGCCCTCGGGGCGGCCTGCGGGGTCATCGCGGCGGCCTTCGTCCTCCCGGTGCGCACGGACCGCCGTACGAACGACCTGCTCGTCACCGTCCTGGAGCGCCTCGACGAGGTCACCGAGGCCGCCGTCGATCAGCTCAGCGGCGGCTCGCCGGTCGAACTGCTCGATCAGGCGCGCGACCTGGACCAGGCGCTGGCCGACCTCAGGGCGGCCACGCAGCCGCTCACGCATCCGATCACACCGCTGCGGGCCCGGCGCGACACGGCCCGCTACGTGGTGGCGCTGCTGGAGACGTGCGCGTACCACGCGCGTTCGCTGGCGGCCACGGCCGAACTGCTGCCCACGCACCCCTCGATCGCGGCGGATCCGCGACTGCGCCGGGCCGGCCGGCGCATCGGGGCCAACATCGCGGCGATCGCGGCGCATGTCGCCGACGAGCGCTCCACTGCCCGGGTCGAGACCGGGCCGAGCATCGCGTCGCTCCTGGAGACCGAGACGCCCGGCACTCCGCGCTTCGGCCGGGTCACCGACCGCGTGCTGCGGCACGTCCAGCGGCTGGACGAGACCCTGGTGGGTCTGGCCCGGCCGCTGGACGTGCCGGTCGCGGCGCCCGGAAGGTAG
- a CDS encoding DUF1206 domain-containing protein, with product MTTSSTAGKARIGAGRAARGSMTEYAARAGFTARGVIYLLVGVLALQIAFGDGGRQADRGGALAALADKPFGSVVLWALGIGLVGMALWRLSEVVFGAVGPDGRKATKRLLSAVRCVFYAFVAYSVLSFAAGSGSGGSSDKQSKDVTARVLDWPGGQWLVGAAGIGVAVAGVWIAVQALRRSFHDKLKLAEMSARIRKLVDVTGVGGGLARGVVFTAAGAFAVRAAVDYEPKKAKGLDDTLRSFADTPLGPWLLVLIAVGLVLFGVFSFAMARWRRV from the coding sequence ATGACCACGAGCTCCACGGCAGGAAAAGCCCGGATCGGAGCCGGACGAGCGGCACGCGGCTCCATGACGGAGTACGCGGCCCGCGCGGGCTTCACCGCCCGCGGAGTGATCTACCTGCTGGTCGGTGTACTGGCGCTCCAGATCGCCTTCGGCGACGGCGGGCGCCAGGCCGACCGCGGCGGCGCCCTCGCCGCCCTCGCCGACAAACCGTTCGGCTCCGTCGTCCTGTGGGCGCTGGGCATCGGGCTCGTCGGCATGGCCCTGTGGCGGCTGTCCGAGGTGGTGTTCGGCGCGGTCGGTCCCGACGGCCGCAAGGCGACGAAACGGCTGCTGTCCGCGGTCCGCTGCGTCTTCTACGCGTTCGTCGCCTATTCCGTGCTGTCCTTCGCCGCCGGGTCCGGCAGCGGCGGATCCAGCGACAAGCAGTCCAAGGACGTCACCGCCCGGGTCCTGGACTGGCCCGGCGGGCAGTGGCTCGTGGGCGCGGCGGGCATCGGTGTCGCGGTGGCCGGCGTGTGGATCGCCGTTCAGGCGCTGCGCAGGTCCTTCCACGACAAGCTCAAGCTGGCCGAGATGAGTGCGCGGATCAGGAAGCTGGTCGACGTGACCGGGGTCGGCGGCGGTCTCGCTCGTGGAGTGGTGTTCACCGCGGCGGGCGCCTTCGCCGTCCGCGCCGCGGTCGACTACGAGCCCAAGAAGGCCAAGGGCCTGGACGACACGCTCCGCTCCTTCGCCGACACCCCGCTCGGGCCCTGGCTGCTCGTCCTGATCGCCGTCGGGCTGGTGCTGTTCGGGGTGTTCTCCTTCGCGATGGCCCGCTGGCGGCGGGTCTGA
- a CDS encoding DUF5133 domain-containing protein — MLIPNRTFLRRLVEEYEALRAEETANAAEPGPRARDLAYTLCVSTGTRDVRLALETAHRLLAAMPERARLAD, encoded by the coding sequence ATGCTGATACCGAACCGCACCTTCCTGAGGCGGCTCGTCGAGGAGTACGAGGCGCTGCGGGCCGAGGAGACCGCGAACGCGGCCGAACCGGGCCCACGGGCCCGCGACCTCGCCTACACGCTCTGTGTATCCACCGGCACGCGGGACGTGCGGCTGGCCCTGGAGACGGCTCACCGCCTGCTCGCGGCCATGCCCGAACGCGCGCGACTGGCCGACTAA
- a CDS encoding SigB/SigF/SigG family RNA polymerase sigma factor gives MLTDTSTNRPTAQDRPTTSGRRRHDDAPDTMAVFARLAGLEEGPERDALRDELVNAWLPMAHRIAGRFRDRGESLEDLRQVAALGLVKAIDRFEPERGAFESYAVPTITGEVKRHFRDRMWALRVPRRVQELRNKVRVARRELTQNPGAAEPTPAELAAHTGLTEEEVTTGLEALESFSTLSLDAELSSGDDGYSLADTLGGPDTAYDVVVDRESAKEGLRRLPERERAILYMRFFEDMTQSRIADQLGISQMHVSRLISRSCARVRDEALADRARRQADGPDEA, from the coding sequence ATGCTCACCGACACGTCGACCAACCGTCCCACCGCGCAGGACCGTCCCACGACCTCCGGCAGGCGGCGGCACGACGACGCCCCCGACACCATGGCTGTCTTCGCCCGGCTGGCCGGGCTGGAGGAAGGCCCCGAGCGCGACGCCCTGCGCGACGAACTCGTCAACGCCTGGCTCCCCATGGCCCACCGCATCGCGGGCCGGTTCCGCGACCGCGGCGAGTCGCTGGAGGATCTGCGCCAGGTCGCCGCCCTCGGGCTCGTGAAGGCCATCGACCGGTTCGAACCGGAACGCGGAGCCTTCGAGAGCTATGCCGTGCCCACCATCACCGGCGAGGTCAAGCGCCACTTCCGCGACCGCATGTGGGCCCTGCGGGTGCCCCGCCGCGTGCAGGAACTGCGCAACAAGGTGCGGGTGGCCCGCCGCGAGCTCACCCAGAACCCTGGTGCCGCCGAACCGACACCCGCCGAACTCGCCGCCCACACCGGCCTGACCGAGGAAGAGGTCACCACCGGCCTGGAGGCCCTCGAAAGCTTCAGCACACTGTCCCTGGACGCCGAACTCTCGAGCGGCGACGACGGCTACAGCCTCGCCGACACCCTGGGCGGCCCGGACACGGCGTACGACGTCGTGGTCGACCGCGAGTCCGCCAAGGAGGGACTGCGCAGGCTGCCCGAACGCGAGCGCGCCATTCTCTACATGCGCTTCTTCGAGGACATGACACAAAGCCGCATCGCCGACCAGCTCGGCATCTCGCAGATGCACGTCTCGCGCCTCATCAGCCGCAGCTGCGCACGCGTGCGTGACGAGGCGCTGGCCGACCGCGCGAGGCGGCAGGCCGACGGACCGGACGAGGCCTGA
- a CDS encoding ATP-binding protein produces the protein MCDEHKTEATPQFSVARRRVGPRPCRPAEARRAVERAVSERAGATHTPCDPQALSDALLVASELTTNAILHGGGITDFRVTVEGRGVCVSVSDRSAAPPVAKEPVDPQGRWRPGGHGWPIVCRLARDVRVTDLPTGGKCITAVVPLS, from the coding sequence ATGTGCGACGAGCACAAGACCGAGGCCACCCCCCAATTCTCCGTCGCGCGCCGCCGCGTAGGACCCCGGCCGTGCAGGCCGGCCGAGGCACGCCGGGCGGTCGAACGGGCCGTGTCCGAACGGGCCGGCGCCACCCACACCCCCTGCGACCCGCAGGCCCTCTCGGACGCGCTGCTCGTCGCCTCGGAACTCACCACCAACGCCATCCTGCACGGTGGCGGCATCACCGACTTCCGCGTCACCGTCGAGGGCCGGGGCGTGTGCGTCTCGGTCAGCGACCGCAGTGCCGCGCCGCCGGTCGCCAAGGAGCCCGTCGACCCGCAAGGCAGGTGGCGGCCCGGCGGTCACGGCTGGCCGATCGTCTGCCGGCTGGCCCGCGACGTCCGTGTGACCGACCTGCCCACGGGCGGGAAGTGCATCACCGCCGTGGTGCCGCTGAGCTGA
- a CDS encoding cyclic nucleotide-binding domain-containing protein: MTKATKLLTALPQPQRQSLMTLAKEVSFPEDFHIFEAGGTADRFWVIRSGAVSLTQQVTTHHRVTVAGLGSGDLLGWSWLFPPYRWDFGAEAFSPVRAYEFDAAAVLRLCEEDRQLGMILVRTVAEILAHRLETTRGKLMEQYGSRRGGVV; the protein is encoded by the coding sequence ATGACCAAAGCGACCAAACTGCTGACCGCTCTGCCTCAGCCGCAGCGCCAGAGCCTGATGACGCTCGCCAAGGAGGTCTCCTTCCCCGAGGACTTCCACATCTTCGAGGCGGGCGGCACGGCCGACCGCTTCTGGGTCATCCGCTCCGGAGCGGTCTCGCTGACCCAGCAGGTCACCACTCATCACCGGGTCACCGTCGCCGGACTCGGCTCGGGCGATCTGCTCGGCTGGTCCTGGCTGTTCCCGCCGTACCGGTGGGACTTCGGAGCGGAGGCCTTCAGCCCGGTGCGGGCCTACGAGTTCGACGCGGCGGCGGTGCTGCGGCTGTGCGAGGAGGACCGGCAACTGGGCATGATCCTGGTCCGCACCGTCGCCGAGATCCTCGCCCACCGTCTGGAGACGACCCGGGGCAAGCTCATGGAGCAGTACGGCTCGCGCCGGGGCGGTGTCGTCTAG
- a CDS encoding MFS transporter, translating into MDTGESSTEPQTPAAEKAPPPRRGWRRWAMDTRPLRIPAYRRLWSSTIVTAVGSQLTAVAVPKQIYDITGSSAWVGAASMAGLLPLIVFALWGGAIADTMDRRKLLLITNTGIAVTSVLFWLQAVSGLDSVALLMVLLAVQQAFWGLNSPARNASIARLVPGDQLPAANALGSTVMQTGQVMGPLLAGVLIPVIGLPELYLIDALALCVTVWAVHRLPSLPPLAGSAARRAGVREIAEGFRYISAHKVLLLSFLADIIAMVLGMPRALFPQLASETYAPYGEGFALGLLFAAIPIGAVVGGLFSGTFSRVRRHGWMVIGAVVAWGAAITGFGLSGSLWLAVVFLAAAGVADMVSMVFRGAILLSAATDEMRGRMQGVFTVVVAGGPRLADVLHGTAGSAFGARTAVAGGGLLVVAVMLALALAVPALRRYRV; encoded by the coding sequence GTGGACACCGGCGAGAGCAGCACCGAACCCCAGACACCCGCCGCCGAGAAGGCACCGCCGCCCCGACGCGGCTGGCGCCGCTGGGCGATGGACACCCGCCCGCTGCGCATACCGGCCTACCGCCGGCTGTGGAGCTCGACCATCGTCACGGCCGTCGGCAGCCAGCTCACCGCCGTCGCGGTGCCCAAGCAGATCTACGACATCACCGGCTCCTCCGCCTGGGTCGGCGCCGCCAGCATGGCCGGCCTGCTGCCGCTGATCGTGTTCGCGCTGTGGGGCGGCGCGATCGCCGACACCATGGACCGCCGCAAGCTGCTCCTGATCACCAACACAGGCATCGCCGTCACCTCGGTGCTGTTCTGGCTCCAGGCGGTCAGCGGGCTCGACTCGGTGGCGTTGCTGATGGTCCTGCTCGCGGTGCAGCAGGCGTTCTGGGGTCTCAACTCCCCGGCCCGCAACGCGTCCATCGCCCGCCTGGTGCCAGGGGACCAGCTGCCCGCGGCCAACGCCCTCGGCTCGACCGTCATGCAGACGGGCCAGGTGATGGGCCCGCTGCTCGCGGGTGTCCTGATCCCGGTGATCGGCCTGCCGGAGCTGTATCTCATCGACGCCCTGGCGCTGTGCGTCACGGTGTGGGCCGTCCACCGGCTGCCCTCCCTGCCGCCGCTCGCCGGCTCGGCGGCGCGCCGGGCGGGCGTGCGCGAGATCGCCGAGGGCTTCCGGTACATCTCCGCGCACAAGGTGCTGCTGCTGTCCTTCCTCGCGGACATCATCGCCATGGTCCTCGGCATGCCCCGGGCCCTGTTCCCGCAGCTCGCCTCCGAGACCTACGCCCCGTACGGCGAAGGATTCGCGCTCGGCCTGCTGTTCGCCGCGATCCCGATCGGGGCGGTGGTCGGCGGGTTGTTCTCCGGCACGTTCTCGCGGGTCCGCCGGCACGGCTGGATGGTCATCGGGGCGGTCGTCGCCTGGGGCGCGGCCATCACCGGGTTCGGGCTGAGCGGGAGTCTGTGGCTCGCCGTGGTGTTCCTGGCCGCGGCCGGGGTCGCCGACATGGTCTCCATGGTCTTCCGCGGCGCGATCCTGCTCTCCGCAGCCACCGACGAGATGCGCGGCCGGATGCAGGGCGTCTTCACGGTCGTCGTCGCGGGCGGCCCCCGCCTCGCGGACGTCCTGCACGGCACCGCCGGCTCCGCGTTCGGGGCCCGCACCGCGGTCGCCGGCGGCGGTCTCCTGGTCGTCGCCGTGATGCTGGCCCTGGCCCTCGCCGTGCCTGCACTGCGCCGCTACCGCGTCTGA
- a CDS encoding LysE/ArgO family amino acid transporter: MSASLSAAAAGFGTGLSLIVAIGAQNAFVLRQGIRRDAVLAVVGICALSDALLIALGVGGVGAVVVAWPGALTLVGWIGGGFLLCYGVLAARRVLRPGESGLRAEGEAAGSRRRAVLTCLAMTWLNPHVYLDTVFLLGSVAADRGPLRWTFGLGAVCASLCWFAALGFGARLLSRFLARPSAWRVLDALVAATMIALGGVLVAGA, encoded by the coding sequence ATGTCCGCTTCTCTGTCCGCCGCCGCCGCGGGTTTCGGCACCGGCCTCTCGCTCATCGTCGCCATCGGCGCCCAGAACGCCTTCGTCCTGCGTCAGGGGATCCGCCGTGACGCGGTCCTGGCCGTCGTCGGCATCTGCGCCCTGTCCGACGCCCTGCTCATCGCCCTCGGCGTCGGTGGTGTGGGCGCCGTCGTGGTCGCCTGGCCGGGCGCGCTGACCCTGGTCGGCTGGATCGGCGGCGGATTCCTGCTCTGCTACGGCGTCCTCGCCGCCCGCCGGGTCCTGCGGCCGGGGGAGTCGGGTCTGCGGGCGGAGGGAGAGGCGGCGGGCTCCCGCAGGCGCGCGGTGCTGACCTGTCTGGCGATGACCTGGCTCAACCCGCACGTCTACCTCGACACCGTGTTCCTGCTCGGCTCCGTCGCGGCCGACCGGGGCCCGCTGCGCTGGACCTTCGGGCTCGGCGCCGTGTGCGCCAGCCTGTGCTGGTTCGCCGCGCTCGGCTTCGGTGCCCGGCTGCTCAGCCGCTTCCTCGCCAGGCCGAGCGCCTGGCGGGTGCTCGACGCACTGGTCGCCGCGACGATGATCGCCCTCGGCGGTGTGCTCGTGGCCGGAGCGTGA
- a CDS encoding LysR family transcriptional regulator ArgP: MMTELPLDQVRTLLAVVDEGTFDAAAAALHVTPSAVSQRVKALEQRTGRVLLVRTKPVRPTESGEVVVRFARQLARLERDALAELGMPGEGEVTRVSIAVNADSLATWFLGALTRVPERDRLCFELRREDETRTAELLREGVVMAAVTSSAEAVTGCSVRQLGRMRYLAAASPEFTARYLEGSLRNALAEAPVVTFDRSDDIQDGFLRLLGCGGASRVRHAVPTSEGFVESVALGLGWGMVPEVQAGELLREGRLIALAPGRPVDVPLYWQQWKLDSPALAAVAEAVAAAASATLR; encoded by the coding sequence ATGATGACCGAACTTCCGCTGGATCAGGTGCGGACTCTGCTCGCGGTGGTGGACGAGGGCACGTTCGACGCCGCCGCGGCGGCGCTGCACGTGACGCCGTCGGCGGTGAGCCAGCGGGTGAAGGCCCTGGAGCAGCGCACGGGACGGGTCCTGCTGGTGCGCACCAAGCCGGTGCGCCCGACCGAGTCGGGCGAGGTGGTGGTGCGGTTCGCCCGCCAGCTGGCCCGGCTGGAACGGGACGCGCTCGCCGAGCTGGGGATGCCGGGCGAGGGGGAGGTGACCCGGGTCTCGATCGCGGTGAACGCGGACTCTCTGGCGACCTGGTTCCTCGGGGCGCTGACACGGGTGCCCGAGCGGGACCGCCTCTGCTTCGAGCTGCGGCGCGAGGACGAGACGCGGACCGCGGAGCTGTTGCGCGAGGGGGTGGTGATGGCGGCGGTGACGTCCTCGGCGGAGGCCGTGACGGGCTGCTCCGTACGGCAGTTGGGGCGGATGCGGTATCTCGCGGCAGCGAGTCCGGAGTTCACCGCGCGGTATCTCGAGGGATCGTTGCGGAACGCGCTCGCCGAGGCGCCGGTGGTGACGTTCGACCGCAGCGACGACATCCAGGACGGGTTTCTGCGCCTCCTGGGATGCGGTGGGGCGAGCCGGGTGCGGCACGCGGTGCCGACCTCGGAGGGGTTCGTGGAGTCGGTCGCGCTGGGGCTGGGGTGGGGCATGGTCCCGGAAGTGCAGGCCGGCGAACTGCTGCGTGAGGGGCGGCTGATCGCGCTGGCGCCGGGCCGGCCGGTCGACGTACCGCTGTACTGGCAGCAGTGGAAGCTGGACTCGCCCGCGCTGGCCGCGGTCGCGGAGGCGGTGGCCGCGGCGGCGTCAGCGACCCTGCGCTGA